The Pirellulales bacterium genome contains the following window.
ATTTGGCGCGGCGGCGAACGATGCGCAATACGTTGCACGCGTTTCGCGACCGGCCTGCCCCAGCAGATCGTCTATGGCTTCTGCCAGGCCAGCGTCGCGACGACCGGAAAATGATCGCTGGGGTATTGACCCTGTAGGGCGAAAGTTACCACCTCGGTCGATAGCGCGAGGACCGGTCCCCGCATCAAAATCCAATCGATTCTGGCGCCCCCTGCCCGGGGGCCTGCGTAGTTGTGAAACGTACCGATCGCGTCGCCATGCTTTTTTGCGGCGAGCCAGCTGTCGGTGAATTTGCCCGCGCCGATCAAGGTGTCGTAGGCAGGGTTGTCACCGGCAGCTGCGTTGAAATCGCCGACCAGGATGATCGGCAACTTCGTTAGCAGCTGGTCGACGCGTTTGACGACCAGCTCGGCGCTCTTCTCGCGCGCCGGCTGCACCTGATGATCGAAGTGCGTGTTGAGAAAGTAGAATTCCTGGTTCGCGCCGCGATCGCGAAACCGCACCCAGGTGACCATCCGTCGGTTCGTATTTCCCCAACTCGTCGAACCGACGCGGTCGGGCGTGTCGGAAAGCCAGAAGTGGTCGAATTCCAGCGGCTCCAGTCGCTCGCGGCGATA
Protein-coding sequences here:
- a CDS encoding endonuclease/exonuclease/phosphatase family protein; this translates as MRAGNLNTWQRTYRASRRLRTAVLTMIGLGWAWAGAATATADEPGEIKVMTFNLRYASDKPPNAWPARRPVVKATINQVRPDVIGTQEGLYRQIKDIEADLPEYAWIGLGRDGGSRGEFMSVFYRRERLEPLEFDHFWLSDTPDRVGSTSWGNTNRRMVTWVRFRDRGANQEFYFLNTHFDHQVQPAREKSAELVVKRVDQLLTKLPIILVGDFNAAAGDNPAYDTLIGAGKFTDSWLAAKKHGDAIGTFHNYAGPRAGGARIDWILMRGPVLALSTEVVTFALQGQYPSDHFPVVATLAWQKP